In Candidatus Devosia phytovorans, the DNA window TGAGCAGGCCGCCGGACAGGTTTTGCCTGGGTTCGGGAAGACTGGAGGCTTCGGGTTCGTTCCAGGCCTGATCATAGGCTTGCTTGAAGAGATAGCTGGCGGGGATCATTTCGTTCTCCTTTGCATTCATTGTGTTGAATCGATTCAATCTGATGCTCCAGATGTGGCTTGAACCGGTTCAAATCTGACTCTTGCGCAGACGGAAGTCAAGCAGAATTTGAACCGATACAAAAACCGTGCTAGAGCATGGATATGCAAACAGAAATCGGCCGGCAATGAGCAAGACTGTCTCGATCAAGCTCAAGGATGTGGCGCAGGCGGCGGGGGTTTCGCAGGGCACGGCGTCCAATGTGTTCAGCAAGCCGGACGTGGTGCGTGACGAGGTGCGCGAGCATGTGCTGGCGGTGGCCAAGAAGCTTGGCTATGCCGGGCCCAGCGTGACCGGGCGGCTGTTGCGGCAGGGCAGGGTCAATGCCGTGGGTGTCGCCGCGATCGAGCCGCTGAGCTATTTCTTCGAAGACCTGTGGGCCCGCCAGCTGATGGCGGAGATTTCCGATATCTGCGATGCGCGCGGGGCCGGGGTAGCGCTGGTGTCGGCGCGCAGCGACGAGCGGTTGGACTGGAATATCCAGTCGGCGCTGGTCGACGGTTTCATCCTGCTTTGCGTGGAAGGTGGCGAGCGCCTGGTCGAGATCACGCGGCAGCGGCAATTGCCCTATGTGGCGCTGGCCATCGGTGCCGACGACCAGTCGGTCCCGGCCATTGGCGTCAACAATTTCGTTGGGGCGAAAGTGGCGGCGGAGCATCTGCTGGGGCTCGGGCACAGGCGGTTCGGCATTCTGTCGACCATGCTGCGGGATGGGCAGTCGGGCCTGGCCGATCAGGCGCTGGTGCGGGCGGCGTGGTATTCCACCTCGCGTGACCGTGCGCTGGGCTATTGGGCAGCGCTGGAGGCCGCGAGCATTGCCATAGACAGCGTGCCGCTGTTCGGCACGCTGGAG includes these proteins:
- a CDS encoding LacI family DNA-binding transcriptional regulator, whose amino-acid sequence is MSKTVSIKLKDVAQAAGVSQGTASNVFSKPDVVRDEVREHVLAVAKKLGYAGPSVTGRLLRQGRVNAVGVAAIEPLSYFFEDLWARQLMAEISDICDARGAGVALVSARSDERLDWNIQSALVDGFILLCVEGGERLVEITRQRQLPYVALAIGADDQSVPAIGVNNFVGAKVAAEHLLGLGHRRFGILSTMLRDGQSGLADQALVRAAWYSTSRDRALGYWAALEAASIAIDSVPLFGTLENEATTHAAMAEMFAGKTVPTAVLAMSDKIAMWAVDWLFRSGRNVPGDVSVVGFDGVPEAAVATPKLTTMAQPMTEIARLAVEAALDGTQVSGRRVLDTQLIVRESTAAPKT